The following are encoded together in the Parabacteroides chongii genome:
- a CDS encoding DUF6383 domain-containing protein, whose translation MSKTITSLIASLLLAFSVTSNALAQINEGGHRTLFRPTNVMSAEDVDKGVNHFETGKWYQLVNEEGKLLVQYRHLAYVGDASNALILRLEEPGSVPVNYSLWSIKVSEDGSSGKNFVFVNKETNMELEYGHVKAYTQEMLDNSYYGAKSYLGGCIQNWTWYSTDKQVDDFDYAPLYSYFSNQDSVVVLQENIHSYGGEILARKFSKKEAGDNMSDILSDIVKVKPILAGGIILTANLVNEMVDFQYRYPWLGATNTVQFDATVRPTVESPLLSNKFVAVDNDGSYFPGINNEDVKLGLENNEGWQYVRLQVPGEMDEEGDYESYSTLYVGTEYYENSSKELKLELMKEDLDAANMPTDIPGLTEKAWIARSLFKFTYYPSEDSLVIEPMNALQRDPTSNTWVNADYAFNSTNNDQVAIRAATGDAAPEHNDTYGPVVIRLAYLTGGSSVITAKNAELNGGYEFPGSLQTRFIFKDRNFGYLTRTTLPEGLYFIKSTDNGKNVVANLQGRLMFDASEDDQNYDDMPATMWVIKQTGCGDRATVAIYNREYAFDYTTLYDRDDPSVDLRMGYEYDNWNICQEEMPVFEGQLYKDKDGNIFLIDENYQGFEKTGCSYGCNWMLNNLDNYSFIPVTDEEALASEHHGYKHLDQESLLYTKYRLNYNLFANGNLYLNVVDNTFMPIESQSTTYELEIAPEDFKATDYEFGYGVNIAGLPQLSRTAYVLKVSDKNLIDNDKMYIALVEEYGKTAHYQPMSRDDIEAGKGKLGVFYLKADQRKEDEKCYILIDIFNNKVNDCNECPDPNPVLPSSIRLRNTPDPGDEDCDECEECYIPKYSYAFNGWRQAHCIDGVGRLSITKLDKEPEDRSSAFAVITDNRPLYMDLGEEGKSVNIFRGRGTGSEYLFEDTNNQSNAPQVVKGFGYLGMTAEKIKPIGDGKTTALYADYVVSSTDRMPQYLFVVRPDSVKDGKWCDAHGYNPGCEHEGDYNGYLAGSFLINLTDSVQGGTNMLNNPDVYKWQSYTRLGFVEGVHQVEGENEYLYILKNGLKLADLKNKDGVLDPRDLNDASKFEKKDLTGLHKNYAFSLRYTDDDHKDFLLESNKEGVSQVASFKGAWVKIHNGVPVLAEYEVDNGNHQDDDDKMKELINQSQIFNLEETDDFATSNDEISASEIRIVAGKSSVTIQNAAGKVVSITNVLGQPLAKQAIASDNVTIPAPQGIIIISVEGEAAVKAIVQ comes from the coding sequence ATGAGTAAAACAATTACTTCGTTAATTGCCAGTCTGTTGCTGGCTTTCAGTGTTACATCGAATGCATTGGCTCAGATAAATGAGGGAGGGCATAGAACTCTTTTTCGCCCTACTAATGTAATGAGTGCAGAAGATGTTGACAAAGGTGTAAATCATTTCGAAACAGGTAAGTGGTATCAATTGGTAAATGAAGAAGGTAAACTATTGGTACAGTATCGTCATTTGGCTTATGTCGGTGATGCTTCTAATGCATTGATCTTGAGGTTGGAAGAACCGGGTAGTGTTCCTGTCAACTATTCTTTATGGTCAATTAAGGTATCTGAAGATGGGAGTAGTGGGAAAAACTTTGTATTTGTCAATAAAGAAACAAATATGGAATTGGAGTATGGGCATGTAAAGGCTTATACTCAGGAAATGCTTGACAATAGTTACTATGGCGCTAAATCCTATCTTGGCGGTTGTATACAAAATTGGACCTGGTATTCAACAGATAAGCAAGTGGATGATTTTGATTATGCACCTTTATATTCTTATTTCAGTAATCAGGACTCGGTTGTTGTTTTACAAGAGAATATACATTCTTATGGAGGGGAAATCTTGGCCAGAAAGTTCTCAAAAAAGGAGGCCGGTGATAATATGAGCGATATTCTTAGTGATATTGTTAAAGTAAAACCGATCCTGGCAGGAGGTATAATTTTAACTGCCAATCTTGTAAATGAGATGGTGGATTTTCAGTATAGATATCCGTGGTTAGGAGCAACTAATACAGTACAATTTGATGCAACAGTTAGACCAACTGTAGAAAGTCCGTTATTAAGTAATAAATTTGTAGCGGTGGATAACGATGGTAGTTATTTTCCGGGAATAAATAATGAAGATGTAAAGTTAGGGCTTGAAAATAATGAAGGTTGGCAATATGTGAGATTGCAGGTCCCGGGTGAAATGGATGAAGAGGGAGATTATGAATCTTATTCTACTTTATATGTAGGAACTGAATACTATGAGAATAGTAGCAAGGAATTGAAGTTGGAACTTATGAAGGAAGATCTTGATGCTGCTAATATGCCAACTGATATTCCTGGTTTAACGGAGAAAGCCTGGATTGCCCGCTCTCTTTTCAAATTTACTTATTATCCTTCTGAAGATAGTCTGGTGATTGAACCAATGAATGCTTTACAAAGGGATCCGACCAGCAATACGTGGGTAAATGCTGATTATGCATTTAACTCGACCAATAATGACCAGGTAGCCATTAGGGCGGCAACAGGTGATGCTGCTCCTGAACATAACGACACCTACGGACCGGTTGTGATCCGTTTGGCTTATCTGACTGGGGGATCCTCTGTTATCACTGCTAAAAATGCAGAATTAAATGGTGGTTATGAATTCCCCGGTTCTCTGCAAACCCGTTTCATCTTTAAAGATCGTAACTTCGGCTACCTGACACGTACTACGCTGCCGGAAGGGTTGTATTTTATCAAGAGTACGGACAATGGTAAAAATGTTGTAGCAAACTTGCAGGGACGGCTGATGTTCGATGCTTCGGAAGATGATCAGAATTATGACGATATGCCGGCCACAATGTGGGTTATTAAGCAAACAGGCTGTGGAGACAGGGCAACTGTCGCTATTTATAACCGTGAATATGCATTCGATTATACCACTCTGTATGACAGAGATGATCCATCGGTAGACCTCAGGATGGGATATGAGTATGATAACTGGAATATATGCCAGGAAGAGATGCCTGTTTTCGAAGGTCAGTTATATAAAGACAAAGATGGTAATATATTCCTGATCGATGAAAATTATCAGGGATTTGAGAAAACAGGCTGTAGTTACGGTTGTAACTGGATGCTGAATAATCTGGATAACTATAGCTTTATTCCGGTAACGGATGAAGAGGCACTGGCAAGTGAACATCACGGTTACAAGCATCTTGATCAGGAATCACTGCTTTATACGAAATATCGCTTAAATTATAACCTGTTTGCGAACGGTAACCTCTATCTGAATGTTGTAGATAACACATTTATGCCGATAGAGAGCCAGTCTACCACTTATGAGCTGGAAATTGCTCCGGAAGACTTTAAAGCAACTGATTATGAGTTCGGTTACGGTGTGAACATTGCCGGTTTGCCGCAATTGTCACGTACGGCTTATGTGTTGAAAGTCAGTGATAAGAATCTTATTGACAACGATAAGATGTATATTGCTTTGGTGGAAGAGTATGGTAAAACAGCCCATTATCAGCCGATGAGCCGCGATGATATTGAAGCTGGTAAAGGCAAGTTAGGTGTGTTCTATCTGAAAGCCGACCAGCGCAAAGAAGATGAAAAATGTTATATCTTGATTGATATCTTTAATAATAAGGTGAACGATTGTAATGAATGTCCTGATCCAAATCCTGTCCTTCCTAGCAGTATACGCTTACGTAATACTCCGGATCCGGGTGATGAAGACTGTGATGAGTGCGAAGAATGCTACATCCCGAAATATTCTTATGCATTCAATGGCTGGAGACAAGCTCATTGTATAGATGGTGTCGGCAGACTGAGCATTACAAAACTGGATAAGGAGCCGGAAGATCGTTCGTCTGCTTTTGCAGTGATCACTGACAACCGTCCGTTATATATGGATTTGGGTGAAGAAGGTAAGAGTGTCAATATCTTCCGTGGAAGAGGAACAGGTTCTGAATATCTGTTCGAAGATACTAACAACCAGAGCAATGCTCCGCAAGTTGTTAAGGGCTTCGGTTACCTGGGTATGACTGCTGAAAAGATCAAACCGATCGGTGACGGTAAAACAACCGCTCTGTATGCTGATTACGTGGTAAGTTCTACAGACCGTATGCCTCAGTATCTGTTTGTTGTACGTCCGGATTCTGTGAAAGACGGAAAATGGTGTGACGCACACGGATACAATCCGGGCTGTGAGCATGAAGGCGATTATAACGGTTATTTGGCAGGCAGCTTCCTGATCAACCTGACTGACTCTGTTCAGGGCGGAACTAATATGTTGAACAATCCTGACGTTTACAAATGGCAGTCTTACACTCGCCTTGGATTCGTAGAAGGTGTTCACCAGGTAGAAGGAGAAAATGAATATCTGTATATCCTGAAGAACGGTCTGAAGTTGGCTGATCTGAAGAATAAAGACGGTGTTCTTGATCCTCGCGACCTGAATGATGCCAGCAAGTTCGAAAAGAAAGACCTGACAGGCTTGCACAAAAACTATGCATTCTCTCTGCGTTACACGGATGATGACCATAAAGATTTCTTATTGGAATCTAATAAGGAAGGTGTATCACAGGTAGCATCCTTCAAGGGTGCATGGGTGAAGATCCACAACGGAGTTCCAGTATTGGCAGAATACGAAGTCGATAACGGCAATCACCAGGATGATGACGATAAGATGAAAGAACTTATCAACCAGTCTCAGATATTCAATCTGGAAGAAACGGATGATTTTGCAACGTCTAACGATGAGATCTCTGCATCGGAAATCCGTATTGTTGCCGGTAAGTCTTCCGTAACGATCCAAAATGCAGCCGGAAAGGTTGTTTCTATCACGAACGTATTAGGTCAGCCTCTTGCTAAACAGGCTATTGCTTCCGATAATGTGACAATCCCTGCTCCGCAAGGAATTATCATTATCAGCGTGGAAGGAGAAGCTGCTGTTAAAGCAATTGTTCAGTAA
- a CDS encoding Rpn family recombination-promoting nuclease/putative transposase: MKELDSKAMAETEKQELQDRYIRFDWAVKRLLRQKANFGVLNGFLTVMLREEVKILEILESEGNQESADDKFNRVDIKALNSKGEIIIVEIQNTREVHYLERILYGVAKAITEHISLGEGYQKVKKVYSISILYFDLGVGSDYIYHGQNHFIGVHTGDRLRINTRDRDAVVTRLPAEIFPEYILVRVNEFDKVATTPLDEWITYLKDGTIRPDTTAPGLREAREKLKYYSMSTQERHAYDKHLDTIMIQNDVLDTAKWEGRMEGLAEGKAEGLAEGEAKGLAEGEARKVEALRQAAANMKRMGMGEADIAKCTGLPVEEIEKL; the protein is encoded by the coding sequence ATGAAAGAATTAGATTCAAAAGCTATGGCAGAGACTGAAAAACAAGAGTTGCAAGATCGATATATTCGATTTGACTGGGCCGTAAAGCGTTTATTGCGCCAAAAGGCTAACTTCGGTGTGCTCAACGGTTTCCTGACCGTCATGCTGCGTGAAGAGGTGAAGATCCTCGAAATACTCGAAAGCGAAGGCAATCAGGAGAGTGCCGACGACAAGTTCAATCGTGTCGATATCAAAGCGTTGAACAGTAAAGGCGAAATTATCATCGTCGAAATCCAGAATACCCGCGAAGTGCATTACCTCGAACGTATCCTCTACGGCGTAGCCAAAGCCATTACCGAGCATATCTCGCTGGGTGAAGGCTATCAGAAAGTAAAGAAAGTCTACTCCATCAGCATCCTCTATTTTGACCTGGGTGTGGGATCGGACTATATCTACCATGGCCAGAACCATTTCATCGGCGTGCATACCGGCGACCGCTTGCGTATCAACACCCGCGACCGCGACGCCGTCGTTACCCGCCTGCCTGCCGAGATCTTTCCTGAATACATTCTGGTTCGGGTGAACGAGTTCGACAAAGTGGCCACCACGCCGCTCGACGAGTGGATCACGTACCTGAAGGACGGTACGATCCGTCCCGACACGACGGCGCCCGGCCTTCGTGAAGCGCGAGAGAAACTGAAATATTACTCCATGTCTACACAGGAACGTCATGCCTACGATAAACATCTGGACACAATCATGATCCAAAACGACGTCCTCGACACAGCCAAATGGGAAGGCCGCATGGAAGGCCTCGCTGAGGGGAAAGCTGAAGGTCTTGCTGAGGGTGAGGCTAAAGGACTTGCCGAAGGGGAAGCCAGAAAGGTCGAAGCTCTACGCCAAGCGGCGGCTAACATGAAACGTATGGGAATGGGGGAAGCCGATATAGCAAAATGTACAGGGCTGCCGGTAGAAGAGATAGAAAAGTTATAG
- a CDS encoding glycerophosphodiester phosphodiesterase family protein — MKKRLILSVLLTAFLCGSSAFSQTKVIAHRGYWDCEGSAQNSITALNKAHEVGVYGSEFDVLITADGIPVVNHNDSIQGFCIETSLYEEIKDLKLKNGEVLPTLEDYLIQGKQNKGTQLILEIKPHKRVVNEDRAVTAILALVQKYQLEDHVEYISFSMNICKEVIRRAPAAQVAYLRGEVSPADLKVLGFTGLDYHYKVFEKNPTWIQEAKNAGLTVNVWTVDDPVVMQSMIEQNVDFITTDKPEQLKEIVKKNR; from the coding sequence ATGAAGAAAAGATTAATCTTGTCCGTGCTGCTTACCGCTTTCCTTTGCGGAAGCAGCGCATTTTCCCAGACGAAAGTGATCGCCCATCGCGGCTATTGGGACTGTGAAGGTTCGGCGCAAAATTCTATCACGGCGTTGAATAAGGCACACGAAGTAGGTGTTTATGGTTCGGAGTTCGATGTTTTGATCACAGCAGACGGCATACCTGTTGTCAACCACAATGACAGTATCCAGGGATTCTGTATCGAAACCTCTCTGTATGAAGAGATAAAAGATTTGAAACTAAAAAACGGGGAAGTACTTCCTACCCTGGAAGATTACCTGATACAAGGCAAGCAGAATAAAGGTACGCAACTGATTCTTGAAATAAAGCCTCACAAAAGAGTAGTCAATGAAGACCGGGCGGTAACGGCTATCCTGGCCCTGGTACAGAAATATCAACTGGAAGACCATGTGGAATATATCTCTTTCAGCATGAATATCTGTAAGGAGGTGATCCGTCGTGCTCCGGCTGCACAGGTGGCTTACCTGCGTGGTGAAGTTTCGCCGGCCGATCTGAAAGTCTTAGGATTTACCGGTCTGGATTATCATTATAAGGTATTCGAGAAAAATCCAACCTGGATTCAGGAAGCAAAAAATGCCGGGTTGACCGTCAATGTCTGGACCGTGGATGATCCAGTCGTGATGCAGTCGATGATCGAACAAAATGTAGATTTCATTACGACCGACAAACCGGAACAATTGAAGGAAATAGTAAAGAAAAACAGATAG
- a CDS encoding DUF6383 domain-containing protein, whose amino-acid sequence MNKKFSTLLAAFLVAGFSYTVEAGVVKVTDPTSGRSYLIAADGLKDVSTNAVLQLLRSTDDIKSNDASSAAVPVVSNDAQWIFSGSLSSFTLKNVGKAEFMEDYSSTARFTTNGYNYSYSEDQIIPNGETAKSLLLTTNAAATFTAKAAANKVYFYAVTKKVADVTLTHLKFNGKWLIAKNATDVELVDDATLEAYKTANPEAAQWKVTSGDGKYASVSQTGKFLKVATGGGFALDATAQATVFEENTAEGLFGATSTSSNVFEQLIQTNTGVILLKETPADTDVKLTLERAEVTPSAEAAASITVDGITYDLTESISNEYYLLTSKTAVSAYYISQKNDNTVPQAVAVSVAPDKYAYWKMSGNNVDGYTFKNQAGVTLKVDGVSSFKSENAYNNGFIVYGLGTDGTTKNYLKFVVGGTLSLASGATGNDNVFGLYKLGDLPFSAGELTTAYNTYFDLLLKDTENGTDDLEGNPFADYNLVPMMIEDVKDAVTGAHLYYDLKEATSTETSYLFKRSDGFYIVLDLDKTWSKAGISNHVNQGGYKFDILSAENMNKYINGVAATELQNRNLAYKFQATHANLLNDIKSISVIDKNNKYNYLVTFNANGKTYLTVNNTLKNGVYAALQKKTLVHGSDKENNPLNDRYVNISFVNHESIKYITENNSRAILNGKVLGMDRPGANPMPMDAAKFLAGKPEGQWFVRMTNIGNKTAEELKNGQELDADNDVAFTFVNRENSNVTYEVARMFALGDNKYAVEYNYGTSFSQYGAGRDTLSITPVDIDMNARQMDGYRDYSDEEILDVEYRLAVASTSDVNYYVTENHAGRHLLGLSKDVEDATNWKLVRMDRARQMDKDGYFKYATDSVYVVNHPQYYKNGKYYASNDTVAMVAYALQNTANGEYMTYESPQKEDILSMVCWPNSENYVKHSTDRVANEGLLNSVFRFVIKEKADGKVNLLGVTGSETGNANYFVNLNNKLYGATTEGNGAVQVEGAYTQINSNDLFDIQKVEAPEYRKKAQGDVIRIFREENDHDVMYENAEFLNLGNISQLTDMTPGLYVDTAYVSRGHNNRYQYLLVVNPKYVPEEPCTIPGHPTIHPDTTYGRFLVNLIDSAVYTNKYGEIHANKFINDKEADETYVKLGFVWGYRTGDNLYLTEGQNFKKVKSVIDLNSRDFNIAKFAFRYVNAASNDENGAFKIQTRYVDYNSAIKVKDQKDRRENNNGYLKTINGVVVVTEGVARGEEFNLAAESSAPVANENIDASAVSVIAKEGAVIVKGAEGKKVIISNVLGQTIANTVISSDNATISAPAGVVVVAVEGEAAVKAIVK is encoded by the coding sequence ATGAACAAAAAGTTTTCTACGCTACTGGCAGCGTTCCTGGTTGCCGGTTTTTCTTACACGGTAGAAGCGGGGGTGGTGAAGGTGACCGACCCTACAAGTGGAAGATCTTATCTGATCGCCGCAGATGGTTTGAAGGATGTATCGACTAATGCTGTACTTCAGTTATTGCGTTCTACTGATGATATTAAATCAAATGATGCTTCTTCCGCTGCTGTACCGGTTGTATCTAATGATGCTCAGTGGATTTTCTCTGGCTCTCTTTCTTCTTTTACTTTGAAGAATGTAGGGAAGGCTGAATTTATGGAAGATTATAGTTCTACAGCTCGTTTTACAACAAATGGCTATAACTATTCTTATTCAGAAGATCAGATTATTCCGAATGGTGAAACTGCTAAGTCATTGCTCTTGACGACAAATGCTGCTGCAACCTTTACTGCAAAAGCTGCTGCAAATAAGGTTTACTTCTATGCCGTTACCAAAAAAGTAGCAGATGTAACCCTTACCCATTTGAAGTTTAATGGAAAGTGGTTGATTGCAAAGAATGCTACAGATGTAGAATTGGTGGATGATGCTACATTGGAAGCTTATAAAACGGCTAATCCAGAAGCTGCTCAGTGGAAAGTTACATCTGGCGATGGAAAATATGCGTCTGTCTCTCAGACCGGCAAATTCCTTAAGGTTGCTACTGGAGGCGGTTTTGCATTAGATGCTACAGCCCAAGCTACTGTCTTTGAAGAAAACACTGCAGAAGGCTTGTTTGGTGCAACAAGTACTTCTTCCAATGTATTTGAACAATTGATCCAGACAAACACTGGTGTTATTCTGTTAAAAGAGACTCCTGCCGATACAGATGTAAAACTGACACTGGAACGTGCAGAAGTAACTCCTTCTGCCGAAGCTGCTGCTTCTATTACTGTAGATGGTATAACTTATGATTTGACAGAAAGTATTTCTAATGAGTATTATTTATTGACAAGTAAGACTGCTGTCAGTGCTTATTATATTTCTCAGAAAAATGATAATACGGTACCACAGGCTGTAGCAGTATCTGTTGCTCCTGATAAGTATGCTTATTGGAAAATGTCAGGAAATAATGTTGATGGCTATACTTTCAAAAACCAGGCAGGCGTTACTTTAAAGGTGGATGGAGTTTCTTCATTCAAATCAGAGAATGCATATAACAATGGTTTTATTGTTTATGGCTTAGGTACTGATGGAACAACAAAGAACTATTTGAAATTTGTTGTAGGTGGAACATTGTCTCTGGCTTCAGGTGCTACAGGTAATGATAACGTTTTCGGTCTTTACAAACTGGGCGATCTGCCTTTCTCTGCCGGAGAACTGACAACAGCTTACAATACTTACTTCGACCTGTTATTGAAAGATACAGAAAACGGGACAGATGATTTGGAAGGTAATCCGTTTGCTGATTACAATCTGGTGCCGATGATGATTGAAGATGTAAAAGATGCCGTTACAGGTGCACATTTGTATTATGACTTGAAGGAAGCTACAAGCACTGAGACTTCTTACTTATTCAAGAGAAGCGATGGTTTCTATATCGTATTGGATCTGGATAAGACATGGTCGAAAGCCGGTATCAGTAATCATGTAAATCAGGGTGGTTACAAATTCGATATCTTATCAGCTGAAAACATGAATAAGTATATCAACGGTGTAGCTGCAACTGAATTGCAGAATCGTAACCTGGCGTATAAATTCCAGGCAACCCACGCAAATTTACTAAATGATATCAAATCGATTTCTGTTATCGACAAAAATAACAAGTATAACTATCTGGTGACTTTCAATGCAAATGGAAAAACTTACCTGACAGTTAATAATACATTGAAGAATGGTGTTTATGCCGCTCTGCAGAAAAAGACTTTGGTTCATGGTAGCGATAAGGAGAACAATCCGCTGAATGATCGTTATGTAAATATATCATTCGTTAATCACGAATCGATCAAGTATATTACTGAAAACAATTCCAGAGCGATATTGAATGGTAAAGTATTAGGTATGGATCGTCCGGGGGCTAATCCTATGCCGATGGATGCCGCTAAATTCCTGGCAGGCAAACCGGAAGGACAATGGTTTGTTCGTATGACTAACATCGGTAACAAGACTGCCGAAGAATTGAAGAACGGACAGGAACTGGATGCAGACAATGATGTTGCTTTCACATTTGTAAACCGTGAAAATTCGAACGTTACTTACGAGGTTGCTCGTATGTTTGCATTAGGTGACAATAAGTATGCTGTTGAATACAACTACGGTACTTCTTTCAGTCAATATGGTGCAGGCCGTGATACATTGTCTATTACTCCGGTCGATATAGATATGAATGCCCGCCAGATGGATGGTTACAGAGACTACAGTGACGAAGAAATTCTGGATGTGGAATATCGTTTGGCTGTTGCGTCTACAAGTGATGTAAATTACTATGTAACAGAAAATCACGCAGGTCGTCATTTGTTAGGTTTGAGCAAAGACGTAGAAGATGCAACAAACTGGAAGCTGGTACGCATGGATCGTGCACGTCAGATGGATAAAGACGGTTACTTCAAATATGCTACCGACTCTGTTTATGTAGTTAATCATCCGCAGTATTACAAAAACGGTAAATACTATGCAAGCAACGATACGGTTGCCATGGTTGCTTATGCTTTGCAGAATACAGCGAACGGTGAATATATGACTTATGAATCTCCTCAGAAAGAAGACATCTTGTCAATGGTTTGCTGGCCTAACTCTGAAAATTATGTAAAACATTCTACAGACAGAGTTGCTAACGAAGGTTTGTTAAATAGTGTCTTCCGTTTCGTTATTAAAGAAAAGGCTGACGGTAAAGTTAATTTACTGGGTGTAACCGGCTCTGAAACAGGTAATGCTAACTACTTCGTTAATTTGAATAACAAATTGTATGGTGCAACAACCGAAGGTAATGGTGCTGTTCAGGTAGAAGGTGCTTATACACAGATTAACTCTAACGATTTATTTGATATCCAGAAGGTAGAAGCTCCTGAATATCGCAAAAAAGCTCAGGGTGATGTAATTCGTATCTTCCGTGAAGAGAACGATCATGATGTAATGTATGAAAATGCTGAATTCCTGAACTTAGGTAATATCTCCCAGTTGACAGATATGACTCCTGGTTTGTATGTTGATACAGCTTATGTAAGCCGCGGTCATAACAATCGTTATCAGTATCTGCTGGTGGTTAATCCGAAATATGTTCCTGAAGAACCTTGTACAATTCCTGGTCACCCGACTATTCATCCGGATACTACTTATGGTCGCTTCCTGGTTAACTTGATCGACTCTGCTGTTTATACTAACAAGTATGGTGAAATTCATGCTAATAAATTTATTAACGATAAGGAAGCTGATGAAACTTACGTTAAGTTAGGATTTGTTTGGGGATACCGTACAGGTGATAATCTTTACCTGACCGAAGGGCAGAACTTCAAGAAAGTAAAATCTGTTATCGACCTGAACAGCCGTGACTTTAACATCGCCAAGTTTGCATTCCGTTACGTAAATGCTGCTTCTAACGATGAAAACGGAGCATTCAAGATCCAGACTCGTTACGTAGATTACAACTCTGCAATCAAAGTAAAAGATCAGAAAGACCGTCGTGAAAACAACAATGGTTATCTGAAGACTATCAATGGTGTGGTAGTTGTTACTGAAGGTGTTGCTCGTGGTGAAGAATTCAACCTGGCTGCAGAATCATCTGCTCCTGTTGCTAATGAAAACATCGATGCATCTGCTGTATCAGTAATTGCAAAAGAAGGTGCTGTCATCGTTAAGGGTGCCGAAGGTAAGAAAGTTATTATCAGTAACGTACTTGGTCAGACAATTGCTAACACAGTGATCTCTTCCGACAATGCAACAATCTCTGCTCCTGCAGGTGTAGTAGTAGTTGCCGTAGAAGGCGAAGCCGCTGTAAAAGCAATCGTAAAATAA